A region of the Magnetospirillum sp. WYHS-4 genome:
CATCCAGCCATGCGGTGATCGCCTCTTCCGATGCGCCCAGGGCCCGGAGGGACGCGGCCGTATCGTCTTCGTCCGGCCCCTTGTCGTCGCCCCCCGCCCAGAGGCGGGCGGCCTCGATCAGTTTCCCCTGGCGATCCCGCCGATGGCCGCGCCGTAGGCCAGGGCCAGCGCGCGCCGGACATAGGGGATTTCGAGCAGCCGGGCGACGTTGTCCGGGGTAAAGGCCATGTCGCGGATTTCGCCCCCGGCGGCTTCTTCCATCAAGCCGGTCCAGCCGCGCAGGACATCCCGGACGAGGCTCTTGTCGTCGGCGGCGGCATCGAGCGCGCCCTGATCCACGGCGACAAATCGCGCCGTGAAGGTGGCGGGCTTTCCGCCCGGCACGTTGACGGCGACCTCGACCTCGAACTCGAATTCCTTGCGCAGCACGAAGGCAGTCATGGGGGCGATCCTTACTTGACGGTGATGGAGATTTCGTCGTCGCCGGCGTCCGACGGCACCAGGGCCAGGTCCATGCCCAGCATCTGGACGCCGTCGCTGTCGGCGTATTTCGGGTTCAACACCTGGACGTTGCCGGCGTCGATCTGCACGATGTTGCCGGCGGTGGTGCCGTGGATCAGTTGCAGGGCGCCCAGGGTGGCCGCCTTGGCGGTGGTGAAATAATTCTTCGCCGCGACGCCGGGATCCTCGATCTGGATGCGCCCGGTGGGCTTCCGGTCGGTGATCTCCACGCTTTCGGCGCCGACCAGGGCGCGGAAGACCACCTGGTTGGCCAGGTCGATGGAGATCGTCTCCATGGGCGAGGCGATGCCGTGCAGCGTGATGGTCGGGGTGTGCGCCTTCGAGCCCGGCACCGGCGCCTTGAAGGCCGTGGTATCGGCGGCAGGAAGGGCCCCGGCGACGGGATCGGACCAGATGCCCCGGCCGGTGAACGACAGCATGGGGATCTGCTTGGCCGTCAGGTCCATGGACACCGACCCGCGCCAGCCCAGCAGCTTGTGCAGGTTGCCGTCCTTGTAGATATAGAGCGTCACGCTCTCGATCCCCTCGGACACGGGGTCGTAGACCACCTCGGTAGCCGGCGTGACGGTTTCGGCGAAGGCACAGGCGCGCAGCAGCACGCCGTAGGCCGGGGCGGTGCCGGCGGCGCCGGCTCCCGCCATCTCCACCTTGAAGGTGCAGGAGACGTGGGCGCCCACCGGGATCTGCTGGTCGTTGCCGAAATGGGGCCGGACCAGGTTCCGCGAGACGTTCTCGCCTTCCAGCGGGACGATCTCCAGACCGGTCACCAGCATGGCGTTGGCGGCGCCCGTGGGGCCGGCATCGGTCCCGTAGGTGGTTTCGATCTTGGCCAGCAGGGCCTGCTTGCGAGTGCGCAGCGACATGGTCGGTTACTCCTTCTTCTTGCTGACCTTCGGGGTCGGCGCGGCCTCGGGCTCGACTTCCGCCTTCGGGGGCATGCCGGTGCGTTCGACCAGTTCCAGGCTCCCGTCCGGTTTCCTCACGTAGCTTCCGCCTTCCCGCATGCGTGCCTCCTACTCGGATCGGATCAAGGTTTCGGTGACGTATTGATCCAACCACCAGACCGTTCCGGCCTTCAGGTCGATCAGTCTGCCGCCCCGGTACTCGATGGGTTCGCGGCCGGACGGCGCCCAGCCCAGCACGGCGGCCCGCACGGCATCCCTGGTGGCGCCGAGGGCGTCCACCCCCTTCGCTCCGGTCTTGTCGTTGGGCGCCTTGACGGCGATCACGATGGCGAATTGTTCGGTGACCATCTGGGAGACGATGGTGGCCATGCCGCTGGGCTTGGCGCTGTCGCCCACCGGGATTACCCAGGCGCAGGGGGCCTGGGGCGCCCCGTCCAGGGCGGCCAGGTCGAGGGCGCCCTCGACGGCCCGCAGCACGTCGCGGCCGACTTCCTGCTTCAATCTGGCGACGATGCCCCCGATCATGCCATGGCCCTTTCGATATGGTCGCGCACGATGACGGCGATTTCGGCTTTGTCGTCGGCATCGAGTCCCAGGAAGGGACGGGCCGGGATGGTCACCGAATTGCGCAGCACCTTGCCGGCGCCCGACCCGAACGCCAGGGCCTTGCCCTTCTTGGCCCGGATGGTGCCGCCGAACTGGTGGATCGCCCCGTAGATGACGTTGGTGCCCACATCCACGGAATCGGCATGGGCAAGGTGGGTGACGGACTGCATCAACCGGCCGCTGTCCACCAGGGTCTGGCCGCCGCCCTTGGATTCCTCGACCCGCCGCGACGGCTTCCAGGGCTTGCCGTCCGGCCCCCGGCCCAGCTCGAAGCGGCGCTGGATCGCGGCGACCAGGTGGCCGCCGATGTCGTCCATGGCCGGGGTCAGGTCCTCGGCGGCCGCGATCACCCGGTCGAGCACCTTGGCGGCGCCAGCATCCTGGATGTCGATGGACAGGGTGATGCCGGTCATCGGTAGTCCGCCATCGCATCGCCACCGAAGGCCAAGTTGGGCGCCACGGCCCGCACCGCCCCCGTGGTGCCGCCGGCAGGCTCCTCGCCGCCGGCCTGCAGCGTCATCCGGCCTGCCGAAATATCCTTGAGCAGCCGGATGGCGTCGTCGTAGCGGGCCTTGGGCTCGCCCTCGGCGCTGTCGGTATGCAAGCGGTACCGCGCGATATCGCCGCATAGGGTAACCAGCAGAGAGGGCACGGAGGCCAGCGGCAGGGCGTAGCGCCCGGCCAGGTAACCGTTGATCAGCTGGGAGGCATCGTCCAGCGCCTTGGCCGCCACCGTCGCATCGACCGCCCCGGCCGGCGGATCGGCCCGGTCGGTCAAGGCGATCAGTTCGGCTTCGCCGAACCGGTCGGTCAGATCCTGGACGGTCGCGTAGGCCATCTAGTCGGGCTCCTGTTCGGGCGGTTGGGAGGTCGGTGGCGTACTTGGCGCTTGCCGGATGGGGGATTTCCTCAGCCTCACATCCCCCGCGCTGACCGATCCGCCTCCCCTCTCCGCCAGGTATTACTTCGCCTTCTTCTTCTTCAGCTTGGGTTCCGGGTCGGAGTGCAAATTTGCACCCTCGCTCGGCGGGGGCTCGGCATCCGGGGACGGGCCGGGGATGGCTTCCAGCCGGCCGGCCCGGACATGCTCCAGGGCGGCGGTTTCTTCCACTTCGACCTCCGCCCCCGGCTTCCGGAGGCGGCCGTCGTAGTGGACCGCTGACAGCACGCGATATCGAGCCATGGCGCCGTCCCCTTATTCGTCGACGACGGTCTGGATCAGGAACCCGGCGTCGGCGCCGACCATTTCGGCCGACCATTCGTCGGTGTAGGGATAGATCCAGGACTTGGCGTTGTTGTCGTAGTAGGTCTGTTCGACCACCGGCATGCCGTTCAGGCGATAGGTATAACCGAAGGACGGCACCATCCAGTTCGACTCGCCGGCGGGCGGAACCCAGGCCAACACCGCGTCGCGGCCCCAGACCTCCACGAAGATCCCGGCCACGGGGTCCCAGTAGACCATCTTGCCGACCACCACCCGGTCGACACCGAAGTACTTGGCCAGCATCGCTTCCGTCAACGAATCGGACGAGGTGTACTTGAGCTTTTCCAGCAGCTTCGGGTGATCGTCCAGGGCGTCGAAGACCTTGGGTCCCAACACCATGGTGTTGGGATCGCGCCCGGCGGACAGCCGGATCGCGGCCTTGCCGGCCTTCACGATGGCCTTGGGGTCGGAATCCGGATCGTTCCACCGGCTGGTGCCGGCCAGCGCGACCTTGTGGTTGGCATCGTAGTTGGCGGCGTCGCGGGCCTTGGTGGCCTGGTCGACCTCCTGTTCCAGGCTGATCGAACCCTGGACCACCCGCACGGCCGATCCGGCCATGTCGATGCCGGGGGCTTCCTCGAGATGTTCGCGCGGAACCTGGCCCTCCAGCGAAGACTGTTCGAGCGAGAACTTCTCGCCTTCGTAGCCGAAGTTGACCCGCTTGGTCGCGGCGCCGGGGGCGCGCTTGGAGTTGTAGAGCTGGAAGGATTCCTTGCCGAACTCCAGGCGCTTGCCGGCCCGCTTGGGCACGCCCGTGTAGGGGAACAGGTAGATACCGGCCGCTTGGCCGTTGGTGTAGCCGCGTGCCTGCGTGGTCAGGATTGGATCGACGACGCGGACTTGCTCAAGGTTGGGCATGGTGGACTCCCTCGGTTAGCGGCGCAGCAGGACTTCGATGCGCTGGCCCGGCCCGGCGGCCGCCTGCAAGGCATCGGCGAAGATGAATTCGGGCAGGTCGGCGCCTTCCAGCACCGCCGCTCCGTTGGCGGCACCGGAAGTCACGGGGGTGGCGCCGGCCGCGACGGCCAGGGCCCCGGTGGATGGCATGGCCCGGCCCTGGTTGTCGCAGATCAGGCTGTCGCCGACGGCGATCTGCGCCCCGGACTCGACGATGGCCGTGCCGATGACGGTCACGGCCAGCAGCTTGCCGGCCTCCGCGTCGGCACGGGCCACGCCCAAAATCTTGTCGCCCTGGGCGGACACCTGGGCGCCGCCGAAGGTGACGCACCGCCCTTCGGCGATGGCACCGGCGGCACGGACGGTATTGGAAAGAAGGTCGCGAGCCTGGGTCATGTCGAATTCCTCACTTGCCGGAGACGGCCTTGACGGCCGTCATGTAGTCGCATCCGTTGGCCTTGGCGAAGGCCACGGCGCGGGCATGGCGTTCCAGATCCTCCGGCGCAACGGTAAAGCCGTCCGGGGCGGCAAAGGCGACAGTGCCCGATCCGGCCCCATCCACGTCCTTCCCCTGCTCGCCCAACGGCACGACGCCCTTGGGCAGCACGGCCATCAGCAGGTCCTTCAAGGCCTGGTCGGGCGCTTTGGCGTCGCCGTCGCCCAACTGGACGGTAGCGGCATCGCCCTTGCCCAGGGTGGTCAGGATTTCGACCACCTGTCCCTTGGCGCCGGGTGCCAGGCGGTTGCCGACGACCAAACTGTCGGCGAAGGCCTCGGCATCGGCGCGGGCGGTGCGTTCGGCGAAGGCAGCCTGGGCGGCCGCAAGCTTCGCCTCGCGTTCGGCCAGCTCGGCCGAACGCTTCTTGTCTTCCTCGGACTCGGCCATCGGGCCATCCTCCTGTTGCTGGTGAGTCTCTTGGGGGTCGGAAAGGGCGGCCTGCGGATAGGCCTGGGCCTCCATCCGCGCCGCGCCCTCGGCGATCATGTCCAGGTCCCAGCCGTCCATGATCCTGTCGGCGGTTTCCTGGCCTTGGTTTTCGATCAGCCAATCCTTGATGCGCCGCAAGATGCGCCCGATGCGCTTCAGGCCGTAGGCGGTCTCGCCGGCATCGGCTTCGGCCAATTCGACGGTGAACACGCCGGCTTCACTTTCGGCCAGTTCCAGGGGCTTCAGGCCCTTCACGGCCGGCGCCATGGCGCCCAGGATGCCGACGTGCCGCAGATAGGGCTTGCCGGGGGTGGGATTGTTGGGGGCGTCGGCCAGGTAGACGGCGGCGGATACGTGGCGGTACCTGCCCGCCCGCACGGCGGCGGCCACGTCTGGTTCGACCCATTCCGGATCGACGGTCAGGACGCCGTCGGCCAGGCGGACCGATCCGACCCATCCGACGGCCGGATCGTCATGCCTGGGGTGCCCCAGACAAAGGGGGGCCTTGTGCTTCAAGGGGTCATAGGCACCCTCCATCGCCGCGAGATCGGCGGCCGTGAAAGTGACGGTGTTGCCGCCCATGCCGGTGTAGGTGCCCGGCCTCAGGATTTGTATGGATCTGCCCGCCGTCATCGTGCCACCCGATAAAAGGGGCGCGCCGCCCCGCTCGAAGGGCAGAATGGGGGACCGGGACCCCTTATATAAGGTGAAGGGCTTCACCCGGCGGGAATGGGAAGACAAGGATCAGGACTCCACCGAGCGGCGGGCGAGTCAAGGGGGCACCGCCGTCGCCGCCCCCATACCGCGCGCGCAAGGCGTCCAGGGTCGCCGCTAACGCGGGCGCTAACGCCGGAATCGGGACGGGAGCCCCTAGGGGTGCAGGGAGGACCTTCCGGCGCTGTACGGGCGATTTTTCCCGACCCCTGGAATCCGGGCCGGCGGGGTGCTATGATGATGCTACCGAAGGCACCGGTCGGGAGCGGCTCCGACAACCGGCTGTCTGGCGCCCCCGCTGGCCGACTCGGCGAGGGGCCCCCATCCCCCCATGCTTATCGCCCGAACAGCAGCTGCCCCCGGCGCTGTTTGTCGATCTGCGCCGCCCGGTCGGACGGCACGAAGGTCCATCCCTCGAACATGCCGTCGCGGACCTCGGCCACCAGGACGAGCTTGCCGCGATCCAGGCCGTCGATGATTTTGAGGATGCGCCGGCGCAGCACTACCTTGCCGGTGCCTTTGTGCTGCTCGAAAGACAGCCAGACCTCGAAAGGGTCTTCCAACAATTCGGGGAGGAAGGGGACGAAGGGGGCACGAGGCAGGGCGATATGCCCGCCAAAGGTTTCCGCGTTGACCAACACTCGCCCGCCGTCCGGCTGAACGAAGATCCTTTCCGCGCCGCCGATGGCCCGTTCCACCGCCGCCGCCATGGCTTCGGCGTCCGCCGCCGGCGGGCCCAGCCTGGCCTTGGGCTTGTCCAAGGGGACAAGCTTCGGCCGCCCGGCCGACTGCCAATCGCCGGGCGTCAGGCTTTCCCAGGCCTCCGCCCCGGACTTCCGCCAGCCGTCCATGGCCTGCTCGGACAGCTGGTTGCCCCAGGCGGCGCGGCCGGGGTTGTAGGCAAAACCCGGATCGATTCCCTTCGGCACACGCACCGTCCGGTGGCCTTCCGGCGTGGCGATCCCCTTGGCTTCCCATTCGATATCGGGGGAGCGGCTTTCGGTATAGCCCCAACGATCCAGATCCCGGCGGGACAGCTGCTGCACCGTGCAGCGGCAGTACCAACCGTTGGGCGGCGTATGGGTGTCCCAGAACGGATGATCCACCGGCAGGACGGTGCCGTGCAGGGCCCGGTGTTCCGGGCGCGTGCGCCCGTCCAGGATGGCGATGTAGCGCAGGAACGGTCGCGCGGACTTGAGACGCTGGATCTGCGCCCAGCGCCCCGCCGAATGGCCCATGCGGATGTTGGTGTCCAAAATGACGCGAGTGCGCCAGTCCCGGCCACCCTTGTATTGCCACCCGTGGGTCGCGACGATCCGGTCGAAATCCTTGCGGAACTCGGCCAGGGTGGTGCCCTGTTCAATGGCCTTGCCCACCGCCGCTTGCAGGTCGGCCAGCAGGGCATCCTTCATGGCGCCCGCCACCACGAAGGCGCGGGCGTGCATGCCCTCCCACAAATCCGTCCAGGCCCGCGTAGGCAGGCGTACCTTGCCCCGGTGGTAGTCGATGGCCTCCCGGAAGGGGACCGGCTCAGCCTTGAGGGTCGGGGCCATCCAGGGCCTCCGCGCGGCCTTGCAGATCGGCCAGGGTCATCACCGCGCCCAGGACCTCCGCCGCCTTGTCCACGCCGGCGGTGGCCGCTACCTGGGCCAGGCGTTCGCGGAAATCCTCAAGGGATCCGGCGGCGGCCAGTTCGGCCTCGGCCGCCGCGATCCAGGCGGCGATCTCCGGGGCCAGCGCCCCGGCGGCTTGGCCGGCCAGATCGTCCAGGGCGTCCCGGCCGGCGCCGGTAACAGGATCGGCCAGGGCGACGGTCTTGGTCTCGCGGTTGCCCGGATTCCCCGAATCGGCAGGCTGCCCCTGGCTCCGCTCCCACTTCCCACCGTAGATTTCAACCACGTGTTCGGCGGTGGGGCGCAGGCCGGACATCCGTCCGACGATTTCGTCCCGAGCCGCCCGCGCGTTAAGGTCCTCGGCATCCGGCAGGCGGCGCCAGACGCGGGGCGGCACTGCCCCGGGGAAGTTCCAGGCGGTCAACCAGGCAGCGACCGTAACGTTGAATGACTCGCAGAGCAGGTCGGCATCGCCCCGCACCAGTTCCACCTTCACATCGGCATGGACTCGCGCCTGCGACAGGCTGGAGCCCTCGTCGGTGGTCATGGTCTGGCCCAGGATCACCTTGCTGATCGCCGAGTCCAGGAACTCCATGAACTTGTCGTAGTTGCCGCCCGACGCCCGCATGGCTTCCAGCAAAGATACCTTGGCGGATTCCGGCACCGCCACGGCGGCGTTGCCCCGCACCTTCAGCAGGGCCTCCAGCAGTTCGTCGATCTCCGTCTCGGAGGTGCCCTGCGGGTAGGTGCCCAACACGGTCGGGTCGGACCATTTCTCCAGCGCCAGGCCCCAAAGGCGGGCCGCGTTGCGGCTGAAGTAGTCCAGCCACCACAAAGGCCAGGCCAGGCCGGGGCCGTAGGGGTCGTCGTCGTTGTCGGACGGCGCCCGGAATAGCCACCACTTGGCCGGCGCCAGTTCCTCCCCGTCCGCCTTGCCTTCGGTCTTCAGGCGGCATTCGTGGCCTTTCCACAGGAACCGTTCCGCTTTACGGACCCTGATATCCGCGAGGCGCACCCTGGCGCCATCCATGGCGTAGATGGCCTCGGCCGCGGCGAATCCGAAGAACAGGCCGTGCAGCATCTTGTCGGTGACGGCATCCCATCGCAGCGCCTCCAGCTGCGCCCGCAAGTCATCGGCCGCGGCCTTGTCGGCCGGGCCATCGCCGCCCGGCTCCACGCCCCATTCGACGCTGGTCACCGCCCGGCGCCGCTGGGCGAAGGCCGACGCGATCTGGTGGTGGCGCAGCAACGGCCGCGCCCCTTCGGGCGTCATGGATAGGTGCCCATCGGTCGCCATGCCGCCAGCGAAGGCGGAGACCTTGGCCGCCGCGCCCACCTCCCCCAATACCGGCTTGGCCGGAATGTCCGTCTGGTCAGCTAACATGTCAGTACCTCACCGTCCTGAATCCTTCGCCCGGCACCCCGGCCATGGCGCGGCCGGGATCGCGCCCGGCCGTATCCCGTTCGCCGCCGGTGCGGATGCCGCCGGCCCCTCGGACGAATCCCACGGCCCCCGTCCAGAGCATTTCCAGCGCGTCCGGCCCGTCGTCATGGTCCGCCATCGGAAAGTGGCGCAGCTGGGACATCAGCGTCTGCTGGTGCGGATGCAGCCGGATCAGCCCGTCCTTGACCGGGATCTGGAGCCCCAGGATGCGCAGCACCTTGTCGGTGGTCGGCTGCACGGCAACGGCCGACAGGGGAACGCCCTCGCGGATCGCGCGGCGCATCAGCTCCGTGCGCAGGAACTCCTGGAACTGCACCGTCTCGACGAACCAGGCCAGGCAGCGATGGCGGCGCTGCATCTCGATCACATCGGCGATGATGGTGTCGGGCAGGCGGCGGCGGATCCCCGCCTCGATCACGTCCATCCTGCCGCGCTCCCTGTCGAAGGCGCCCACCAGGATGGCGGAGGGATCGTTGCCCCGGTTGTTCTTGCCCAGGCTGGGATCGAGGGCGCCGAAATAGAGCCAGTCGCCGCTCCGGTCCGTCCAGAACTGGATGGCGGCGAAGGGTGCGTCGTCGGCGTTCAAGGGATCGTTCTGGTATTCGCTGTCGAAGGCCGAATGCCCGACCTTTTCCCGCAGTTCCATCAGCAGCAGAAGGGGCCGCTTGTCCGGCCACGAGACCACCGCTCCCCGTTCCATTTCCGACCGCCATTCGGCATGGAAGGCGCGCGCGGCGGCGGGGCCGTCCACCTTCAGCATGCCGGCCCACTGGTCCCAGATCGCCATGTTGTCCGGCCATTTGACGATGGCTTGAAAGACCTTGGAATCCCACATGGGCTTGGCCTTCTGGCGCATGATGACCGCGTCGTAGTGCAGGACGGTGCCCACCAGGATCACGTCGCACTTGGCGCCGGCCTCGCCCAGGTTGGCGACGCCCTTGTCGAGCCAGGATTCCTGCTTGTCCCGCTGTTCCGGCTTCTTCACGTTCTCGTCGTTTTCCAGATCGTCGCCGATGATCAGGTCGGGGCGCCATGGACCGTGCTTGAAGCCGCGCACCCGCTGGCCGGAGCCGCGCGCCTTCAGCTTCACGTCGCCCTTGGTGACGATCTCGCCTTCCTTCCAGACCCGCCCGGCGCCGGCGGCGTCGGGAAAGTCCATGGCGATCCGGGGATTGACCTCCAGTTCCGCCTTGATCGCCTCGATCAACACGGCGGCCTGGTCGTAGGTGTCGCTGATGTAGAAAATGAAGCGCTTCAGCCGGAATACCATGCACCAGAGCACGAAGATCACCAGGTAGGTGGTCTTGGCCTCGCCGCGGGGGGCGACGATCACCTGGCTGACGCTGTCATCCTGACGCACCAGTTCCGGCAGGCGGTCGATGATCCAGCGCTGGAAGGCGGACGGCTCGACGGGGCGGCCGTCGGCATGGGGGCGGATGTAGTGGGGAAAGTAGGTGCGGGCGAAGAAGCCGAAGTCGGACTCGGCCTTATCCTTGCGGGCCTGGCGGGCGGCCAGGGACGGATCGAGTCCATCCACCCCGGCCTCGATTTGGGCACGGAAGTCGGCGGCGTAGTCGGCCAGGCCTTTCTCGAACTGCCGGACGGTCAACTTACCCATAGCGCTTGGCCACTTCCGCCCCGAAGGGCTCCAGCACCTCGACGAAGGCGGGCCCGTGCTTCGGGTAGTTGTTCCGGATGAAATCGCCCAGCATGCGCAGCACTTCCTGGGCGACGGCCAGGGCGGACAGTTCCGGGGCCGCCTTGCCGGCCGCCGCCATGGTCTTCGAAAATGCGTCCGCCAGCATGGACAAGGCCTGGACCTTGGCCAGCGCCGGCATTTCGCCATCCCCCTTGACCGCGTCCAGCACGCTTTGGTGCAGGTTGATGAAATCCTCGATCAGGGCGCGGACCAGGACCACGGCCGCCTCGCCCGCCATGGCGCCGGCGGCGCGGGCCTTGTCCCAATCGTCGCCGTCGCGCCGGGCCTTGTCCTTCCACTTCCGTGCCGTATCGAAGGGCACCCCGCATTCGGCCGCAGCCGCCGGCAGGGGCAGGCGGCGATGGACATAAGCGGCACGCAGGGCCTGGCGCTTCTCGGGGCCGTGACGGGACATTGCTCAGGGCCCTTTCGCCAGCATGGAGGCGACGCTCATCGCCGCGCTGCCGGGCGACGGTCGTTTGACGCCGGGCACGATGGCTCGGCCCTGGGCGACATCGAGGCCGCGATCCGTCAGGGCGAGGGTGGGGACGGCGGCAACCAGCCCCAGTTGCACGAGTCCCTGCTCGTGTAGCCAGGATGCCTCGACGGCAAGCCCGTCGCGGGTGACCATCAAGCCGAAGGGAGCGAGGGCATCCACGAGCACGGACAGGTTCGCCATATAGCCGGGCGCTTCCGTCAGCGCCCGCAGGATGGCGATCCGCTGGTGCTCACGCAGGGTGGTCCCGAAACTCATTTGCCTTCCCTCACCTTGACTTCGAGCAGCACGCCCACCTGGTTTTCCAGGGATCGCACGGAAGCGACCAGGCCGCTGATCCCGGCGATGGCCTGGGATATTCCGCTCAAGGCCTCGTTGATGCGTTCGTGGATGTCACCCAGGTCGTCGTGGTCCGGATGGTTCTTCAGCCTCTCCTCGATGATGGTAATCCGGGTCTCGGCCGTGGCCCGCGCCTTGCCTTCCTCATCGAGTTCCTTCTTCGTGGCGAAGGTCTTCATAAGGGCCCAGCCCGCGACCAGGAAAGCGACGTTGAAGAGCGTCACGGCGACGGGCCAGTATTTAAGAACATCATCCATCTACGGCCCCTCGTATTCCGCTTGGCATTCGATGCATAGAATGGCGTCGGGACGGGCCCGGAGCCGCTCGACAGGGATCGCCTCGCCGCAGGCGGCGCAGAGGCGCGCCTCGGCCAGCAGCCCGGCACGCACCGCCGGATCGTGGCCGGCCAAGGGCGTGGCCGCCGCCGCCAGCCCTGGCACCCAGGTATCCACCTGGCGGCCCCGGATCAGGGCATCCCGTTCCCGCTGTTCCAAGTCGCCTGCCATGTCGGCTTCGTCAGCCATCGGCGGCGGCCTTGTCCAGGGCCTCGATATAGCGATCGACGTAATGGTCCAGGACGCCCCGGCCGGGGCGATAATCCAGGGACCGCAGCATCCATTCGGAGCCGGCCCCAAGTCCCCAGTGGATGCCGCCGTCGCCGTCGATGTAGACGGCCTCGCGGTCGTGACACCAGCCGGTCAGTGCCGGGGGCACCAGAGGCACCATGTCGCAGCGGTTGACCACCCGGTAATGCCGGGTGCTGCTGTGGCGGCGGAAGGCCGCCGCGCCCTCGGCGTTCAGGCAGCGCGGCGCCCCGAAGGTGGCGATGGCGCGGAAGATCCAGGGCCACAGGGCCGCGGCCAGAACCGTCTCCGCCCCGCCCTTGGAATGCCCGCAGCCGTAGACCGGCCCCAGTCGGTAGGCGGCGTCCAGCAGGCGGCCCAGACGTGTGGCCACCGCATCCACGCCGCGCTGGAACCCGGCATGGACCTTGACCTTGTGGCTCTCGCCATCCCCCTCGATCAAGCCCATGGACAGGCTCTCGCGCCGCACGTCCAGGTCGGCGACGATGTCGGCCGGCTCCTGCCGGGGCTCGGTCCCCCGGAAAGCGACGACGGTGAAGGTGCACCCCTCGCTTTCCCCGAAGCGGGCGACGAAGACCTCGCAGCCCCCTTCGTCGATGAACCCCACCAGGCGACCGCCCGCGCGGGCCAACGCCCCCGCGATTTCAGCCTCCGTCTTGTAGACCACCTGGGCCCGTCTGGCCAGGAAGGCCAGGGCGGCGGCGTCCAGATCGGCCGACTCGGCCAGCAGGGCGGCGGGCACTGTGGCCTTACCCACGGTCCCCCTCCTTGCGGATCATGGCCACGGTGCCGGCGATGGCGACGCCCGCCGTCGAGATGATCTGCCATACCCCCGGCTCCAGATGGACGCCGGCGGCGGCGGCGATGGCGGCGATCCCGGCCCATGTGCTGGGTTCCTTGAGGCGGTCGATGATGGCGTTCGCGTTCATCCGCGCGTCTCCCGATAAAAGGCGTGCCGCCCGATCCGCGCCGTCTCGATCATGCTTTTGGCCCAGGACGGGTCGACCAGCTTGGGGTTGATGTAATGGGTGGCCCCGCCGGTGTTGTCGACCAGCCGGCCGGCCAGGGCGTCGCGGGCGATGGCGAGGCAGTCGGCGAAGGCCTTGTCCGCTTCCGTCACCGCCAGCATCTTCGGCAGGTTCTGGTCGCTCCCGTTCCAGCAACTGAACTGCAGGGGTTGGAGGCAGACTTCCTTGGGCGTTTCACCCCACCAGAAGCGGGTGCCCTTGCGGCGGCGATGGGCCTGGGCGCGGGCGGCCCGATTCAGGATCACGCAGGCGACCGCCACGCGGCCCTCAT
Encoded here:
- a CDS encoding phage tail assembly chaperone; translated protein: MTAFVLRKEFEFEVEVAVNVPGGKPATFTARFVAVDQGALDAAADDKSLVRDVLRGWTGLMEEAAGGEIRDMAFTPDNVARLLEIPYVRRALALAYGAAIGGIARGN
- a CDS encoding phage tail tube protein, which translates into the protein MSLRTRKQALLAKIETTYGTDAGPTGAANAMLVTGLEIVPLEGENVSRNLVRPHFGNDQQIPVGAHVSCTFKVEMAGAGAAGTAPAYGVLLRACAFAETVTPATEVVYDPVSEGIESVTLYIYKDGNLHKLLGWRGSVSMDLTAKQIPMLSFTGRGIWSDPVAGALPAADTTAFKAPVPGSKAHTPTITLHGIASPMETISIDLANQVVFRALVGAESVEITDRKPTGRIQIEDPGVAAKNYFTTAKAATLGALQLIHGTTAGNIVQIDAGNVQVLNPKYADSDGVQMLGMDLALVPSDAGDDEISITVK
- a CDS encoding phage virion morphogenesis protein; translated protein: MTGITLSIDIQDAGAAKVLDRVIAAAEDLTPAMDDIGGHLVAAIQRRFELGRGPDGKPWKPSRRVEESKGGGQTLVDSGRLMQSVTHLAHADSVDVGTNVIYGAIHQFGGTIRAKKGKALAFGSGAGKVLRNSVTIPARPFLGLDADDKAEIAVIVRDHIERAMA
- a CDS encoding DUF1320 domain-containing protein — translated: MAYATVQDLTDRFGEAELIALTDRADPPAGAVDATVAAKALDDASQLINGYLAGRYALPLASVPSLLVTLCGDIARYRLHTDSAEGEPKARYDDAIRLLKDISAGRMTLQAGGEEPAGGTTGAVRAVAPNLAFGGDAMADYR
- a CDS encoding major capsid protein, producing MPNLEQVRVVDPILTTQARGYTNGQAAGIYLFPYTGVPKRAGKRLEFGKESFQLYNSKRAPGAATKRVNFGYEGEKFSLEQSSLEGQVPREHLEEAPGIDMAGSAVRVVQGSISLEQEVDQATKARDAANYDANHKVALAGTSRWNDPDSDPKAIVKAGKAAIRLSAGRDPNTMVLGPKVFDALDDHPKLLEKLKYTSSDSLTEAMLAKYFGVDRVVVGKMVYWDPVAGIFVEVWGRDAVLAWVPPAGESNWMVPSFGYTYRLNGMPVVEQTYYDNNAKSWIYPYTDEWSAEMVGADAGFLIQTVVDE
- a CDS encoding DUF2190 family protein is translated as MTQARDLLSNTVRAAGAIAEGRCVTFGGAQVSAQGDKILGVARADAEAGKLLAVTVIGTAIVESGAQIAVGDSLICDNQGRAMPSTGALAVAAGATPVTSGAANGAAVLEGADLPEFIFADALQAAAGPGQRIEVLLRR
- a CDS encoding phage minor head protein, whose amino-acid sequence is MAPTLKAEPVPFREAIDYHRGKVRLPTRAWTDLWEGMHARAFVVAGAMKDALLADLQAAVGKAIEQGTTLAEFRKDFDRIVATHGWQYKGGRDWRTRVILDTNIRMGHSAGRWAQIQRLKSARPFLRYIAILDGRTRPEHRALHGTVLPVDHPFWDTHTPPNGWYCRCTVQQLSRRDLDRWGYTESRSPDIEWEAKGIATPEGHRTVRVPKGIDPGFAYNPGRAAWGNQLSEQAMDGWRKSGAEAWESLTPGDWQSAGRPKLVPLDKPKARLGPPAADAEAMAAAVERAIGGAERIFVQPDGGRVLVNAETFGGHIALPRAPFVPFLPELLEDPFEVWLSFEQHKGTGKVVLRRRILKIIDGLDRGKLVLVAEVRDGMFEGWTFVPSDRAAQIDKQRRGQLLFGR
- a CDS encoding DUF935 domain-containing protein, which gives rise to MLADQTDIPAKPVLGEVGAAAKVSAFAGGMATDGHLSMTPEGARPLLRHHQIASAFAQRRRAVTSVEWGVEPGGDGPADKAAADDLRAQLEALRWDAVTDKMLHGLFFGFAAAEAIYAMDGARVRLADIRVRKAERFLWKGHECRLKTEGKADGEELAPAKWWLFRAPSDNDDDPYGPGLAWPLWWLDYFSRNAARLWGLALEKWSDPTVLGTYPQGTSETEIDELLEALLKVRGNAAVAVPESAKVSLLEAMRASGGNYDKFMEFLDSAISKVILGQTMTTDEGSSLSQARVHADVKVELVRGDADLLCESFNVTVAAWLTAWNFPGAVPPRVWRRLPDAEDLNARAARDEIVGRMSGLRPTAEHVVEIYGGKWERSQGQPADSGNPGNRETKTVALADPVTGAGRDALDDLAGQAAGALAPEIAAWIAAAEAELAAAGSLEDFRERLAQVAATAGVDKAAEVLGAVMTLADLQGRAEALDGPDPQG